The segment GCCAAAAACTGCTACGAGACCAAAGAAAAGAAATACAAAAATATCCCCCATTCCCCTGTACCCATAGGCGTTATTGCCGACTGTATACTTTATGGCTGCTGCAACAGCACCAATTCCCAGCAAAAAGAAAATTACAGCAAAAAGAAAATTTTCACTTCCAAAAGCAGTATAAATGAGAAGAACAGCCAAAAATAAAGTTATTACTGTGGTGGCTATAATTCCCTGCTTCATTTCTTTTGTTGTAATAAGACCACTTTGTATAGCTCTTGCAGGGCCAATGCGGTCATCATTATCAGTGCCTTTTACCCCGTCTCCGTAATCATTTGCAAAATTAGATAGAATTTGGAGCCCTAAAGTTGTTCCCAGGGCAAGACTAAAAATGACTATATTAAAATACCCTTCCTGTGCAGCAATCGTAGTACCCACAATTATTCCTGAGATTGATAAAGGCAAAGTCCTTAAGCGGGCAGCATTTAACCATGAACTTACTTTTCCCATTAAGCCATGAGTTTAACCAAAAGTTCTTTCAATAAATCTCCCTGAGGAATATTAGCCGCTCCCACTCCTTTACTTTTTACATCTGCATCCCGCAAAAGTGCAATTGCATTACTCGCCTTTTTCATAGGATAATTTCCTGCAGCCAGGACGTAATCGCTTACGAAATAGGGGCTTACTTTTAAATATTTTGCCACATTAGCTTTTGATTTATCAACCAGCCCGTGGTACTGTAATATTTGAGAGAAGAAACCATAGAGTAAAGAAATTGTCACTATCATTGGATTGTCCTTAGGATTTTGTGAAAAGTAATTAATGATCCTGTGAGCTTTCACCACATCTCTTTGTCCCAGAGCTTTCCGAAGTTCGAAATTGTTGAAATCCTTACTAATTCCTATATTTTCTTCAATTAATTCCGGAGTAATAGTAGAACCTACCGGAGAGATAAGCTGTAATTTTTGCAGTTCATTATCTATCTTTCCAAGATCGGTTCCCAGGAACTCAACCAGCATCTGGGAAGCTTTAGGAGAGATTTGATAGTTACGCGATTTTAAAGTTTTCTGGATCCACTCCGCCACCTGATTCTCATATAATTTTTTTCCCTCAAATAGTACCCCATTTTTGGAAACCAGTTTATACAGCTTTTTCCGCTTATCTATCTTTTTATACTTATAGCAAAAAACCAGAGTAGTGGTTTCCTGAGGATTTTCTGCATATTTTTCCAATTTATCAATAGTCCTTGAAAGATCCTGAGCCTCTTTTATAATAATAACCTGCCTTGGAGCCATCATAGGGTAGCGTTTTGCATTGCTAACAATATCATCTACACTGGTGTCCCTACCATAAAGTACCATTTGGTTAAACCCTTTCTCCTCTTCCTGTAAAAGGTTCTCCTCCAGGTAATCTGATATTTTATCAATGTAATAAGGCTCTTCTCCCATCAGGAAATAGATTGGCTTTATATCTCCTTTTTGAATCGCTTTAACTATTTGCAGTGCTTCTTCCATTAGTGGGTTTAAACAATCTGGAAATTTCAATATTTGTTCAGATTAAACTGAGGCCTCATCCTTTTTACTAATTTTGAGGCTATGCAAAAATTAAATTTTCCCGACTATTCGTTTCGGTTCAAAAATAGCGAAAATAAAATAGCTGTTTTTGATGAAATAAGGAAAAAATTCGTCATTCTGACTCCTGAAGAATGGGTTCGGCTTAATACTGTTCAATACCTGAAGCAGCAAAAGAAATATCCCACCAGCCTGATAAATGTGGAAAAGCAGGTGAAAATTGGAAAAATAGTGAAGCGATATGATATTGTGGTTTTTAATTCCTCTGGTGAAGTTCACCTCGTTGTGGAATGTAAAGCACCTGAAATCACTATTACTCAAGCCACTTTTGATCAAATTGCACGGTACAACATGAAGTTAAACGCTCAATTCTTAATGGTAACGAATGGCCTGCAGCATTATGTCTGCCAAATGGATTACCAAAAGGAAAAGTATAATTTTTTGCCACAGCTCCCGGATTATGATCCTATCCAAAGTTGAACACTTAAGTAAAGAGGCAAACTATTATTCTATGTACTTTTGCTTCTTCTTCTTTTAAATCACCTTAATGACAATAGGAGTAGTTATTTTAAACTGGAATGGGCTTAAACTTCTGAAGCAATTTTTGCCCGATGTAGTGTCTTTTTCATCTGAAGCAACCGTGTATGTTGCCGATAATGCTTCTACAGACAATTCAATTAAATACGTGGAATTAAATTTTCCGGGAGTAAAAATTATTCGAAATGAAGTTAACGGAGGATATGCTAAAGGCTATAATGATGCGCTGGCAAGTGTTAAAGAAGACATTTTTGTTCTGCTAAATAGCGATGTACAGGTAACCCCTCATTGGCTCGAACCAATTTTAGCAACTTTTAAGAAATATCCCGTGGCAGGTGCCGTGCAGCCTAAACTATTAGATTTTAAAAGACCTGAATATTTTGAATACGCTGGTGCAGCCGGAGGCTATATTGACAGGTTTGGATATCCTTACTGCCGCGGAAGGGTTTTTGAGACTATCGAAAAAGATGAAGGACAGTACGACGATGAGCAGGAAATATTCTGGGGCAGTGGTGCCTGTCTGGCTATAAGAAGAGAAGTTTTTTATGAAGCCGGAGCTTTTGATGAGGATTATTTTGCACATCAGGAGGAGATCGACCTCTGCTGGAGACTGAACAGTTTAGGTTATAAAGTAAGATATGTTTCTACATCTGTAGTCTACCATGTTGGTGGGGCCACTTTGAATAGTATGAACCCTCAAAAAACGTTTTATAATTTCAGGAATAGTTTATACAACTTAATAAAGAATCTTCCTTCTCATCAATTAATTTGGGTAATATTTCTACGCATGATCCTGGATGGAGTTGCGGGAATACAATTTTTATTTGAAGGAAAAGCCAATCATTTCAGCGCTGTCCTTAAAGCACATATCAATTTCTACAAACGTCTGCCGCTGCTGCTGCGAAAGAGAAAAAATTTTCCAAAAAAGCTTAATTATTTCTCCAAAAATTCCGTTGTTTGCACTTACTTTTTAAAGGGAGAAAAAAAATTTTCAAACTTTTAAGGTTTTGCCCTTAAAAACTATTTTATTGGCACTAGATTTGATAACTTTGGAAAATTCTAACAAATAAATTTAATTACACCGATTATGAAGAAAATCATGCTTTTATCGGCTACTGCGGCAATTTTACTTTCTTCTTGTGTTTCACAAAAGAAATATGCTGAACTGGAAGCCCAACACAAAGAAACAAGAGACCAACTTAACACGGCCACCGTGAAGTTAAATTCCTGTTTGGATGAAAAAGAACGTCTTGGTCAACAGATTAACACTTTAAACAACACAAATGCTGCCCTACTTAACAACGTTGGTGATTTGGCCACATTGTCAAAGAAAGAAGCTGAAAACCTTGAAAAATCTCTAGAGAGCATCAAGGAAAAAGATATCAAGATCCAGCGTATGCAGGATGCTATTACCAAAAAAGATTCTGTAACTCTTGCTTTAGTTACAAGTCTTAAAGGAGTTCTTGGTAACATGAATGATGAAGACATCCAGATTAATGTTGAAAAAGGTGTAGTTTATGTTTCTATTTCTGACAAACTTTTATTCGAAAGCGGTCGTTGGAATCTTTCTAACCGTGCTAAAGAAGTTTTAGGAAAAGTAGCCCAGGTAGTTAACAACCGTCCAAATATCGAGTTTATGGTTGAAGGTCATACAGATGATAAAGCTATAAGCACCAACTGTATCGAAGATAACTGGGATTTAAGTGTTAAACGTGCTACTTCTGTAGTTAGAACACTTCAAAATGAGTTTAATGTACTTAGCTGAAAGAATGACAGCTGCAGGTAGAAGTTACTACG is part of the Antarcticibacterium sp. 1MA-6-2 genome and harbors:
- the menA gene encoding 1,4-dihydroxy-2-naphthoate octaprenyltransferase; amino-acid sequence: MGKVSSWLNAARLRTLPLSISGIIVGTTIAAQEGYFNIVIFSLALGTTLGLQILSNFANDYGDGVKGTDNDDRIGPARAIQSGLITTKEMKQGIIATTVITLFLAVLLIYTAFGSENFLFAVIFFLLGIGAVAAAIKYTVGNNAYGYRGMGDIFVFLFFGLVAVFGSYFLYAMALEWTVLLPASSIGLLSTGVLNLNNMRDRLSDEKAGKNTLVVKMGAGNAKNYHYFLILGAVLCLVLYAILTAKEWNDFLFVIAFVPLFLHLARVGKNESPMLLDPELKILALTTFFLSLLLGLGLII
- the holA gene encoding DNA polymerase III subunit delta, which codes for MEEALQIVKAIQKGDIKPIYFLMGEEPYYIDKISDYLEENLLQEEEKGFNQMVLYGRDTSVDDIVSNAKRYPMMAPRQVIIIKEAQDLSRTIDKLEKYAENPQETTTLVFCYKYKKIDKRKKLYKLVSKNGVLFEGKKLYENQVAEWIQKTLKSRNYQISPKASQMLVEFLGTDLGKIDNELQKLQLISPVGSTITPELIEENIGISKDFNNFELRKALGQRDVVKAHRIINYFSQNPKDNPMIVTISLLYGFFSQILQYHGLVDKSKANVAKYLKVSPYFVSDYVLAAGNYPMKKASNAIALLRDADVKSKGVGAANIPQGDLLKELLVKLMA
- a CDS encoding type I restriction enzyme HsdR N-terminal domain-containing protein; translated protein: MQKLNFPDYSFRFKNSENKIAVFDEIRKKFVILTPEEWVRLNTVQYLKQQKKYPTSLINVEKQVKIGKIVKRYDIVVFNSSGEVHLVVECKAPEITITQATFDQIARYNMKLNAQFLMVTNGLQHYVCQMDYQKEKYNFLPQLPDYDPIQS
- a CDS encoding glycosyltransferase family 2 protein codes for the protein MTIGVVILNWNGLKLLKQFLPDVVSFSSEATVYVADNASTDNSIKYVELNFPGVKIIRNEVNGGYAKGYNDALASVKEDIFVLLNSDVQVTPHWLEPILATFKKYPVAGAVQPKLLDFKRPEYFEYAGAAGGYIDRFGYPYCRGRVFETIEKDEGQYDDEQEIFWGSGACLAIRREVFYEAGAFDEDYFAHQEEIDLCWRLNSLGYKVRYVSTSVVYHVGGATLNSMNPQKTFYNFRNSLYNLIKNLPSHQLIWVIFLRMILDGVAGIQFLFEGKANHFSAVLKAHINFYKRLPLLLRKRKNFPKKLNYFSKNSVVCTYFLKGEKKFSNF